In Thermanaerovibrio velox DSM 12556, the genomic stretch CGGCGGTGGTGCTCACCCCTAAGGAGGCGAGGGATCTGCTGTCCCTGGGGCTACGGGACTCCAAGAAGCTATCCGCCTCTCGGCGGGAGGGGCTTTTTAAGACCCTGTTGGAGATGAAGGTCCCCATGGGGATCCAGGCGGCCTCCTGGCGCAGGGTGGATGAGATGAACGTGCTTAACGCCTCGCTGTGGGCCATGGAGAGGGCGGTGGCCCGGCTCTGCGTAAGGCCCCAGGTCGTGCTGGTGGACGGGGCGGTCCCGGTTAAGGGGCTTGGGATCCCCCAGAGGTGCGTGGTGAAGGGGGACTCCAAGGTGCCCGCCATAATGGCCGCCTCGGTGGTGGCGAAGGTCATAAGGGACCGGGTGATGGAGGGGCTTCACAGGGTGTACCCTCGGTATCGGTTCGACCGGCACAAGGGCTATCCCACGGAGCTGCATCGGCGGATCCTTGAGGAGATCGGCCCCTCGCCGGTACACC encodes the following:
- a CDS encoding ribonuclease HII, which encodes MIVAGVDEAGRGPLAGPVVAAAVVLTPKEARDLLSLGLRDSKKLSASRREGLFKTLLEMKVPMGIQAASWRRVDEMNVLNASLWAMERAVARLCVRPQVVLVDGAVPVKGLGIPQRCVVKGDSKVPAIMAASVVAKVIRDRVMEGLHRVYPRYRFDRHKGYPTELHRRILEEIGPSPVHRVSFSVKLRPWDTTSEA